The Panulirus ornatus isolate Po-2019 chromosome 55, ASM3632096v1, whole genome shotgun sequence genome has a segment encoding these proteins:
- the LOC139765684 gene encoding SET domain-containing protein SmydA-8-like isoform X1: MGVKRTCEVCEASDTLVCSACHTSHYCSSDHRRRHWDAHKINCRPMIERQDPLAGRFMVTSRDVVAGELLLTETPIALGPGATSPLICLGCHQYITGTEFPRCSSCWWPLCSPACASSSLHQAECPILAVDAKRIGQPKAPGSTPRYDIILVLRCLLLRGTDPSAWRRLLDMASHSQRRVQEGDQHHVATTQYIKDVLKVDYDLEDIQHVRDVIITNCFEWRSPLGVCLRGVYPLLARMNHSCRPNVALSSECDGTMYVRAATDLQGGDQLYVTYTITTEPLWERRTYTKHIHYFTCDCVRCADPTELGLHFSSPRCEHCHNQYLEATTWLGEVTWECPWCGSQKLEMVIRLEVEQWLARFESDDTFLNTGPRAIRNILEKVEEAFHPQHYVWMRAAQVAVKALWMDRSRDAAVLRRDLWARLLKIYSVLEPGLSRRRGVTLYEAGVAQAVLTRVERDAGVLTDHFFKLQLRQSLEHLQEAMRVLSLEPERSRERRWHQRASEAAAEVARELGVALPPTPSPPLVVAKDKPLQKRNVQNRVTHINPP; the protein is encoded by the exons ATGGGCGTGAAGAGGACGTGTGAGGTGTGCGAGGCTTCGGACACGCTCGTCTGCAGCGCCTGCCACACGTCCCACTACTGCAGCAGCGACCACAGGCGACGACACTGGGACGCCCACAAGATCAACTGTCGACCCATGATCGAGCGGCAGGACCCACTGGCCGGCAG GTTCATGGTAACGTCCAGGGATGTGGTGGCTGGAGAACTGCTGCTGACGGAGACTCCAATAGCCCTGGGGCCAGGCGCCACTTCGCCCCTCATCTGCCTCGGCTGCCATCAGTACATCACTGGAACTGAGTTCCCCCGCTGTTCCTCATGCTGGTGGCCGCTGTGCTCTCCGGCCTGCGCCTCCAGCAGCCTCCACCAGGCAGAGTGTCCCATTCTAGCTGTCGACGCGAAGAGGATCGGGCAACCGAAGGCGCCCGGCAGCACGCCGCGCTACGACATCATCCTCGTCCTGCGATGTCTCCTCCTGCGTGGCACCGACCCCTCCGCCTGGCGTCGCCTGCTAGACATGGCGAGTCACTCCCAGCGCCGCGTGCAGGAGGGGGACCAGCACCACGTGGCCACCACACAGTACATCAAGGACGTCCTGAAGGTGGACTACGATCTTGAAGACATCCAACATGTCCgcgacgtcatcatcaccaactgCTTCGAATGGCGGAGCCCCTTGGGAGTGTGCCTCCGTGGTGTATACCCACTGTTGGCCCGCATGAACCATTCATGCCGCCCTAACGTCGCTCTCTCCTCCGAATGCGACGGGACCATGTACGTGAGAGCTGCGACAGACCTGCAAGGTGGCGACCAGCTGTACgtcacctacaccatcaccaccgagCCGCTGTGGGAGCGACGAACGTACACCAAACACATCCACTACTTTACCTGCGACTGTGTCCGCTGCGCCGACCCGACAGAACTCGGCTTGCACTTCTCCTCGCCTAGGTGTGAGCACTGCCACAACCAGTACCTAGAGGCCACGACCTGGCTGGGGGAGGTGACGTGGGAGTGCCCCTGGTGCGGTTCCCAGAAGCTGGAAATGGTCATACGGCTGGAGGTCGAGCAGTGGCTGGCCCGCTTCGAGAGCGACGACACCTTCCTGAACACCGGCCCGCGCGCCATCAGGAACATcctggagaaggtggaggaggcctTCCATCCCCAACACTACGTGTGGATGAGAGCGGCGCAGGTGGCTGTCAAAGCCCTATGGATGGACCGGAGTAGGGACGCCGCCGTCCTCAGACGAGACCTCTGGGCGCGACTCCTGAAGATCTATAGCGTCTTGGAACCCGGTCTCTCCAGGAGAAGAG GAGTGACGCTATACGAGGCTGGGGTGGCGCAGGCCGTGCTGACCAGGGTGGAGAGGGACGCCGGCGTCCTGACAGACCACTTCTTCAAGCTGCAGCTGCGGCAGTCGCTGGAGCACCTGCAGGAGGCGATGAGGGTCCTGAGCTTGGAGCCTGAGCGGTCCAGGGAGCGTCGGTGGCACCAGCGGGCCTCAGAGGCGGCGGCCGAAGTGGCCCGGGAGCTCGGCGTGGCTCTCCCGCCCACCCCAAGCCCCCCACTGGTGGTGGCCAAGGACAAGCCGCTGCAAAAGAGGAATGTGCAAAATCGCGTGACCCATATCAACCCTCCATAA